CTTTCGAGGGATACGAGTCCAGTGACCTTTGCGAAGGCTCCGAGCATTGAAGTATTGATGACAGGATTGGCTCTGCTTCCAAGGCCATGCTTCACCGCTATGGAAACAGCATCAACTGTGGCGACATTTGCATCTATATTAAATTCACTTGGATCCTTTGGAGAATTGATAATAACGATACCGTTGTCCTTTAAGCCTTCAGTGACGTTCGACGTTCTGAGCACATAAGTATCGAGAACAACGACGATATCGGGATTATATATCTGGCTCTTAAGGTATATCTCAGAATCGTCTATCCTGGTGAAGGCCGTCACGGGTGCGCCCCTTCGTTCAGTACCAAAGAACGGAAAGGATACTACGTATTTTCCTTCCGCAAAGGCTGCCGCTGCCAATATTCGACTGGCAGTT
The Thermoplasma sp. Kam2015 genome window above contains:
- a CDS encoding 2-oxoacid:acceptor oxidoreductase family protein, giving the protein MYEIRFHGRGGQGAVTASRILAAAAFAEGKYVVSFPFFGTERRGAPVTAFTRIDDSEIYLKSQIYNPDIVVVLDTYVLRTSNVTEGLKDNGIVIINSPKDPSEFNIDANVATVDAVSIAVKHGLGSRANPVINTSMLGAFAKVTGLVSLESVLEATRTNVPGKIKENMDAVREAYDSVKMLKKMEVR